TAgcaaaatcatattaaatatttttcaggTATTCTCATTCAAATCATTTAGACTACAACTTAAGTCGAATTTATCATCCTTCACAATGATTCCGCAGTCCTAGAGCTTTGAGATGGATGATAAAATTTATACCCTTCAAACTAGGTTTCCAACATGTGAATGAATCAAAAATATGTATCTTTCAACAACCTCTGTTTGTTGGAATTTAATTTAGTCTATACACAATTGTTGGCCGTGCTTCAACTCACCAGAATAGAGAAAGTTTTACATTCACCTCGTGCTTTTCACTCTGTGTATTAAGTTTGACTTCTTCGTTTTGCTATACTATTCTGATTCGGAATACTAGACATAGCACATTAAGCAACAATCTCATAATCTTGAAAACATTTTGTATATGGACGGGTGTTTGTACACTTTTTGTGTTTCTACCATAATACTTTCCAACTTTCTTTCATTAATCCTAATTTGTTTTGCaccatgtttttatatttaaaactcCATCCATCCTTAAACTGAAGCATATCAGTATACAAAGATGAGTAATCATCTATAGAAGTGATAAATATCTAAAACTACCTGCATTTATATAAACCATCTGATCTTCATCAAACTGACTGTGTGAATGTGTGAACTTCTAAGGAATCTGGATGTGTCTTTATGTAAAAGCTTAAATCTTTGGAATATTAATGAGAAGTTTGTTTGGATTTCATCAAATGGTGCTTGAGATTGAAGTCACCTTTGGTTGCAGATAGTAAACCATGGTGTTAAGAAAGAGGTCGTGCAGAAAATGAAGGATGCAGCAACCGAGTTTTTTGAACTTCCaatagaagagaagaaaaagtatGCAATGGAATCAAACGATGTACAAGGTTACGGGCAGGCTTATGTAGTTTCGGAGGAGCAGATACTAGATTGGTCAGATGCACTGGTGTTAATCACATGCCCCACCCGATACAGGAAACTTCACCTTTGGCCAAAAACTCCAGAGGGATTCAAGTAGGTGCTCCTCTCAATTGGAAACTATATACACTACTTTTCATCACTTCATGAAATTCATCTACTAATGCAGGGAGGTAGTAGAGGCATATACAAGTGAAGTTAGAGGAGTTAGTAAGAAAATACTTAGTTCATTGTCAGAGATAATGGGGACGCAGAAGCATGTTTTTCTGGGACTGCATAAAGATTCATTGGAAGGTATTCGTGTGAACTATTACCCTCCTTGTAACACACCTGAGCAAGTGCTTGGTTTGAGTCCACACTCTGACACAAGCACCATAACCTTGCTTATGCAAGATGATGATGTAACTGGGTTAGAAATTCGACACGGAGGAGGATGGGTGCCAGTGGCTCCAATATCAGATGCTCTAGTTGTCAATGTTGGAGATGTTATTGAGGTACTAAATTATCTCTTTATGTCATAATCAAAAGGTTAGTTCTTTAATCATTTACTCTTGTTGTGAGTGTCTTCCTTTTGCAATCATTGCAGATCTTGACTAATGGGAAATACAAGAGTGTAGAGCACAGAGCAGTGacaaacaagaacaagaaaaggATTTCTTATGCATTGTTTGTGTCCCCAGAGGATGATGCAGAAGTTGAGCCCCTTGATCATATGATAGATGCTGAAAACCCCAAGTTGTACCAGAAAGTGAGGTATGGAGATTATTTGAGACAATCTTTGAACAGGAAAATGGAGGGAAAAGCACACATTGATGTGGCAATGTTAGAACATTCTGATACGAGGAATGAAGACtgataagaaaagaaatggaaacaactgagaaaagaaaacaaaagttactCCAAGTCCCTCGTGTGGATTTATCAAGTGTCAATTGTGTTTGTATAGTAATAAATGGGAATTCCTTAACATCCAACATTTCCATGTACATTGTTGACAACTgcttattatgataataaaatatgatattataataataataagtataaataaaatattataagaaaataataatttataaatatacatcAATGAGAGTTGAGTCTTTGTTCACTTAATGCGAATCTTGTCACTTTGATTCACTCAAATTCCACAAAACCTAAATTCTCATCTTGGCTTTTCCTGAGAAGGATAGTACTTTCCTTTATGAGTcaaatctaaaaaaatttaaccatgAATTGAGTTTTAATGCTGCCAAATTTTGGGTCATATATATTGTTTTCGATATAGATATAAGGGttcaaattttagttatttaatatttttttagttaattgaGTTAAGAAGCCGTTAAAGTGATTAAAGTGATGTTTCTTAAGTAGATTGTTCATGAATTAAATGTTTGTGCTTATGTTTATTCGAGCGAGTCTCAATCAAGGAAAATTAATGCTTAGTCAGATTGCATACTCATATGTGATGGTAAACGTGTGATAATTGTGAAGTTTTGCTTGTCAATGAtaaatcaattcaaaaataGGTTTGTTGTTGGAGATGTTTTATTATCAATGTTTGATTATTATGACAAGATACCCCTACAATTAATATTTGTCCAAAGACTTAATATTGCTAGTGCATTAGGTGTTTTGAGATGAGTCATGccattatttgaatatattgataattattatttttattattattatttttatgatgtgagcttaattacattatttttcttattttaaattcaactaTTATTGCTTTAATATCTACTAATCTGAATTCGTTTGCAGTTCTTAATGGAGAATTTTTTAAAGACTGAAAAAGGAAACATGAAAATTGTTCTTAGTTGTATGGATCTTGATCTTGCATAAAAATTGAGAAACACATTTCTCCTACGGACTCTAGTATCTctaaagagagaaaaaattatgaaaagtgGGATCACTCAAATCGCATGAGTCTTATAATCATTAAGCGTGACATTCATGAGATCTTTAAGGATGTTATATTTGAAGAGATAACAAGTGCCAAAGATTTTCTTGCTGAAATTGAAAAGCGTTTTGCAAAAAAAGCAATAGGGCGGAAACTAGtgttcttctttagagtttgaTTTCTATGAAGTATTAAGGAAAAAGAAATGTAAGAGAAAACATTAGTGGAATGTCAAAATATTGCTTCAAAACTCAAGGCATTAAACATTGAGTTGTCGAAAGACTTACTTATACATTTAGTATTAATTTCTCTTCCTTTGTAATTTGTTCAGTTTAAGGTATCTTACAACTATTAAAAGGATAAGTGGTCTCTTGATGAGGTTATTTCATACTGAGTGCAGGGAGAAGAGAGATTAAAGTAAGAAAAAGACAGAAAATGCTCATTTTGTAACTACCTCTAAAGACAAgggcaaaagaaagaaaattgagGATCCCAAAAATAAAGTTGTTAAGGGTCCAccacaaaagaaacaaaaatcagGGTGACAaatgtttcttttataataaggTTGGACATGT
This region of Vigna unguiculata cultivar IT97K-499-35 chromosome 5, ASM411807v1, whole genome shotgun sequence genomic DNA includes:
- the LOC114185722 gene encoding protein SRG1-like gives rise to the protein MSLRNKKSTLRGNNLSRTKMSLNVDVEELVTEMEEVPTFAPSIPVPNVQEMVRNNPLQVPERYVRSNEELQKVNHMPHLSSEVPVIDLSLLSYGNKDELLKLDVACKEWGFFQIVNHGVKKEVVQKMKDAATEFFELPIEEKKKYAMESNDVQGYGQAYVVSEEQILDWSDALVLITCPTRYRKLHLWPKTPEGFKEVVEAYTSEVRGVSKKILSSLSEIMGTQKHVFLGLHKDSLEGIRVNYYPPCNTPEQVLGLSPHSDTSTITLLMQDDDVTGLEIRHGGGWVPVAPISDALVVNVGDVIEILTNGKYKSVEHRAVTNKNKKRISYALFVSPEDDAEVEPLDHMIDAENPKLYQKVRYGDYLRQSLNRKMEGKAHIDVAMLEHSDTRNED